One genomic window of Solanum dulcamara chromosome 12, daSolDulc1.2, whole genome shotgun sequence includes the following:
- the LOC129877530 gene encoding uncharacterized protein LOC129877530, with amino-acid sequence MGTREVYEEKLKRGNLHHDPTIKPGLGSARCPRCLSLLNSTSKSGEWVITPVLHDFTAVAGSGIGGLLSAIHGLNTGIPFVQRHVKGPKWLPFVVGLPPLLMFSAASAAFGGYVLPRFTQLTMTSYYAASSASHYGVSLLTRRIEEAHTSGVQRKRLS; translated from the exons ATGGGAACACGAGAGGTATACGAAGAAAAGCTGAAGAGAGGGAATCTCCATCATGATCCTACAATCAAACCTGGCCTTGGATCTGCTAGATGCCCTCGATGCCTTTCGCTCTTGAACTCCACTTCA AAAAGTGGAGAATGGGTGATTACTCCTGTTCTGCATGATTTCACGGCGGTG GCTGGCTCTGGAATTGGTGGACTGCTCAGTGCAATTCATGGACTCAATACAG GAATTCCTTTCGTCCAGAGACACGTGAAGGGTCCAAAGTGGCTTCCATTTGTTGTAGGG CTTCCTCCACTACTCATGTTCTCTGCAGCTAGTGCAGCATTTGGAG GATATGTACTTCCAAGGTTTACTCAACTAACGATGACTTCATATTACGCTGCTTCAAGTGCATCACATTATGGAGTATCATTGCTTACCAGACGTATAGAGGAGGCCCATACTTCTGGTGTTCAACGTAAAAGGCTCAGCTGA
- the LOC129877742 gene encoding zinc finger protein 8-like — protein MEKIEREGLNFMNMDSFSQLPTIRPVNEKSIRLFGKEFGGGGGGDSTKTMETITNMSESIGSNGFRNKHETNIVNHASCTAKKSYISKNDEINRKYDCQYCFKSFPTSQALGGHQNAHKKERQNAKRAQFQSSIVHEASSYGITDRHCLIAATRTHHHSTRTNINNNTPKFYGNGHNANVTSPINGNPLAFWQNPPEVHHNNSSSYSNYLIFSNDDLIRTSPMVKISTNCESNFVYEPKGEVQDHVSLDLHL, from the exons aTGGAGAAGATTGAAAGAGAAGGTCTTAATTTCATGAATATGGATTCCTTCTCTCAACTTCCTACTATCCGACCCGTTAACGAAAAGTCCATTAGGCTTTTCGGTAAAGAatttggtggtggtggtggtggtgatagTACTAAAACTATGGAGACCATCACCAACATGTCTGAATCCATTGGCAGTAATGGTTTCCGCAACAAGCATGAAACAAATATAGTGAATCATGCGAGCTGTACTGCTAAAAAAAGTTATATCAGCAAGAATGACGAAATCAACAGGAAATATGATTGTCAGTATTGTTTTAAGAGCTTTCCAACTTCTCAAGCTTTAGGAGGCCATCAAAATGCACACAAGAAAGAAAGACAAAATGCCAAACGAGCTCAGTTTCAGTCTTCAATAGTGCATg AGGCGAGCAGTTACGGGATAACGGATCGTCATTGCCTTATTGCAGCAACAAGAACTCATCATCATTCAACACGGAcaaatattaacaataatacTCCTAAGTTTTATGGAAATGGCCATAATGCTAATGTTACTAGTCCTATAAATGGAAATCCATTGGCATTTTGGCAGAATCCTCCAGAAGTTCATCATAATAATTCTTCGTCTTAttctaattatttaattttttctaatGATGACTTGATTAGGACTTCTCCAATGGTTAAAATTAGCACTAATTGTGAGAGCAATTTTGTGTATGAACCAAAAGgagaagttcaagatcatgtgAGTTTAGATTTGCACTTATAA
- the LOC129877683 gene encoding uncharacterized protein LOC129877683, with translation MAAAGFFSNVKYSDSFTLVGISICTAIVCEAISYLLIYRTTSYKSLKSTIDKASKKLETMKTQEPVPSVLTKKSKTKKIDRVETSLKESTRDLSLFKFKSGFVVAVVLFMVFGFLNSLFEGKVVAKLPFVPFRLVQKMSHRGLPGDDMTDCSMAFLYFLCSISIRTNLQKFLGFSPPRGSAGAGLFPMPDPKTN, from the coding sequence ATGGCGGCGGCGGGATTTTTCTCCAATGTCAAATACTCCGACAGCTTCACACTTGTCGGAATTTCAATCTGCACAGCTATAGTATGTGAAGCAATTTCATATCTCCTCATATACCGTACTACTTCATACAAATCCCTCAAATCTACAATCGATAAAGCTTCAAAAAAGCTAGAAACTATGAAGACCCAGGAACCAGTTCCTTCTGTACTCACAAAGAAGTCGAAGACAAAGAAGATTGATCGGGTCGAAACATCCCTTAAGGAGTCAACCCGAGATCTCTCccttttcaaattcaaatccgGATTCGTCGTCGCCGTTGTGTTGTTCATGGTTTTCGGGTTTCTCAACAGTCTTTTTGAAGGGAAAGTTGTTGCTAAATTGCCGTTTGTACCCTTTCGTCTTGTTCagaagatgagtcatagagggtTACCGGGTGATGATATGACGGATTGTTCAATGGCGTTTTTGTACTTCCTTTGTTCGATTAGTATCAGGACGAATCTTCAGAAGTTCTTAGGGTTTTCGCCTCCTCGTGGATCTGCTGGAGCTGGGTTATTCCCAATGCCTGATCCAAAAACCAATTGA